A section of the Primulina eburnea isolate SZY01 chromosome 1, ASM2296580v1, whole genome shotgun sequence genome encodes:
- the LOC140805578 gene encoding uncharacterized protein: MNGVLRFGNRDKLSTRFIRPFKILDRVGALAYRVALPPNLAGVHNMFHVYMLRKYMTNPSHILKFELLQLAPKLSHEERPIQILDRKEKRIQNKITKLVKVKWLNNSDEEAT, translated from the coding sequence ATGAATGGTGTTTTGAGATTTGGAAATAGAGACAAATTGAGTACGAGATTCATAAGACCATTTAAAATTCTTGACAGAGTAGGAGCACTggcttatcgtgtggctctaCCACCGAATCTGGCTGGAGTACACAATATGTTTCATGTTtatatgctgaggaagtacatgaCAAACCCATCACATATACTGAAATTTGAACTGTTGCAACTTGCGCCAAAGCTGTCACACGAGGAAAGACCTATTCAGATCCTAGACAGGAAGGAAAAGAGAATACAGAACAAAATTACCAAGTTGGTCAAGGTGAAGTGGTTGAACAATTCCGATGAGGAAGCCACTTGA